TACTGGAATCCGATTATGGCAACAGCAGGTTGGCGACAGAGGGCAACAACCATTTCGGGATAAAGTGCCATAGCGACTGGAACGGCAAAAGGATATATCATGACGATGACAGGAAGAATGAATGTTTTAGAAAGTATACAGATGATTACCAATCTTATAAAGATCATTCCAGATTTTTGACTTCATCCAGGCGGTATGCATTTCTTTTTGATTATGACCGTACCGATTATAAGAAATGGGCCAGAGGCCTCAAGAAAGCCGGTTATGCCACCAGTGCGACTTACGCCTCTAAACTGATCAACCTTATCGAACGCTATCAGTTGCATCAGTATGACGAAAATCGCTATTCGTCTCATTATGCAAGCTCTTCGAGTAACTCCCGGCTTGGAGACGTGGATAACTATCAAATATCCGCGCAGAAACATACTGTCCGCATGCGCAACAGAATTGATTATATTAAGGTGAAAGAAGGCGATACGTTTAAAAGCCTTAACGAAGAACTCAATATGCTGCCGTGGGAATTGAAAAAATATAATGAGCTGGACGATAACGCCACCCTGGAACCGGGACAGATTCTTTATTTACAGCCCAAGCGCAATAAGGCTGAAAAGGGCTACGACGTTCACATTGTGCAGGAAGGGGATACCATGTATTCCATCTCTCAACATTATGGGATCAAACTGGATAAATTGTATGATAAAAACCGCATGGAAAAAGGAGAGCAACCTGAGCCGGGTCAAAAAATCTGGCTGAGGAAGAAGAAATCTAACATCGTGGAAAAAGGTGATTAGAGTGGATATTTGAATTGGGTGCTTTTTGTGATTTGATACTTGAGTTAGACTGCATTAAACTCTTCAATATTTTTGAATCCTTTCAGAAATTCCTTCACATCCATCTTTTTTTTACCTGACTGCTGAATTTCTTTGAGGTGAATAAATCCGTCCGGAGTGGCTACTTTTATATAGTTTTTATGGTCGGATAAAAGGGTACCGCAGGCATGTTCATGTACCTTTTTTTCGGGATATGCCTGAAAGATTTTAAGCGGTATCTGATCTGAATTGTTTAAAAGGGTTTGAGCAGCCGGATAAGGGCTTAGTCCCCGAATAAAATTGTATATTTCGCTACAGGTCTTGTGCCAATCAATCCGGCAGTCTTCTTTGAATATTTTGGGAGCTTTTTTTAATGTTTGCCTGTTTTTGCTCAGTTCATCCTGCGAAATGGCCCGGTAGTTGTTGTTTCGTATGGCCTCTACCGTTTCCACCACCAATTCGGCTCCCAGCATCTTCAGCTTGTCATGGAGCGTTCCGGCAGTTTCATCCTGTGTGATCTCCGTTGCTTTTTTCTTAATGATTTTTCCCGTATCAACCTTATCATCGAGAAAGAATGTTGTGACTCCTGTTTTGGACTCACCGCTGATGATTACATGATTGATGGGGGCCGCTCCACGATAATCGGGCAGGAGGGAGGCATGCAAATTGAAGGTTCCATATTCCGGTATATTGAATACTTCCGAAGGCAAAATTTTGAAAGCAACCACTACCTGGAGCATTGGATCCAGATCTTTTAGCCGTTGAATAAAATCCCGGTCTGAAAGATTTTCAGGCTGAAGAATGGGCAATCCTTGCTCCTTTGCATACTTTTTGACGGGAGATTCCCGGATTTGCTGGCCTCTGCCGGCAGGCTTATCAGTATTGGTAACCACACCCACCACATTATAGTTGTTTTCCACCAGGGCCTTCAGGCTTTCTACGGAAAAATCAGGTGTACCCATAAAAACAATGCGAAATGCACTTTTTGAGACCATACAGCCTTTTTTATGATGTTAAAAGGAAACCATTATGAATCAGCCCATTTGTTATCTTTACCGGATTCGGAGTAAGAAACGGACTTTTTGGGTTCTTTTTCGCCTGCTTCTTCTTCATTGTTTTTTTTTAGTTCATTGGGATCGACCAGTTCCAGCCGGTGTCCCATTTTAAGTTTTTTCGTTTTCAGGTAAAAGCGGTTGTATTCGTTGGGTTCCACCTCCAGGGGGATATTCTCCACGATTTCCAGTCCATACCCCTCAAGACCTTTCCTTTTTACCGGATTATTGGTTAACAGCCTGATTTTACCAAGCCCGAGTTCCCGGAGTATGTTGGCACCAACTCCGTAATCCCTTTCATCTTCTTCGAATCCCAGATCCAGATTGGCTTCCACTGTATCTCTCCCCTGTTCCTGTAATTTATAGGCCTTTATTTTATTGAAAAACCCAATGCCCCGTCCTTCCTGGTTCATATATACCAGTACGCCTTTTCCTTTCTTTTCGATCATCTCCATGGCTTTGTGCAACTGCGGGCCACAATCGCACCTTTTGGAACCAAATATATCGCCGCTTATGCAAGAAGAGTGGACTCTCACCAGCACAGGCTCTTCTTTGTTCCATTTTCCCTTTACCAGGGCAATATGTTCGACACCGTTGGATTTCTGTTTAAAGGGAATCAGCTCAAAATTGCCGTATTCTGTGGGCAGTTTAACGCGAACCCCCCTTTCTATAAGTGATTCCTGCCGTATGCGATAGGCTATCAGGTCTTCAATGGTAACGGTCTTTAGGTTGAACTTTTGGGAAATTTCTATCAATTCCGGAAGGCGCGCCATAGAACCATCGTCGTTCATGATCTCCACCAGTGCCCCTCCCGGTTTTAATCCGGCTAAACGGGTCAGATCAACCACTGCTTCAGTATGCCCTGCCCTTCTCAGTACTCCATTATTTTTTGCTTTTAGCGGAAATACGTGACCCGGCCTGCCCATATCTTCGGGCTGTGTTTTGGGGTCAACCAGGGCTTTTATGGTTTTGGCCCTGTCCGATGCCGATATTCCTGTAGTACAGCCGTGTCCGATCAGGTCCACGGATACCGTAAAAGGTGTTTCATGGAATGAGGTGTTTTTGTCAACCATCATTTCCAGCTCCAGTTCGTTACATCTTTCTTCAGGCAGGGGAGCACAAATTAATCCGCGACCATATTTGGTCATGAAGTTTACGGTTTCAGCAGTGATCTTTTCGGCAGCCACTATAAAATCGCCCTCGTTTTCCCTTGCTTCGTCATCCACGACAATCACAAGTTTGCCTTCTCTTATATCGTTTATGGCTTCTTCTATGGTATTTAGCCTGTGCTTTAGTTCATCCTGATTCTGGCTCATATGCTTCAGCTCTATAACCTGTGTAATAATGTACAAAACTACATAAAGTGACAAAAATGGCCTAATTATTGTTCATGAAAATCCCTATTCTCATTATTTTCGGTTTCTTCCTTTGTGCCCGTTATAAATGAAAAGATCTTCCTGACGGCTTTAGTGTAGGTGTCTGTGTTAAGTATCATGGAATCGTTTGATGCTTTGTAAGTCAGGAATATACCAATGGGAAGGAAGACCAGGGATGAAAGCCACATCCCGAAGTATGCGGGTAATACTCCTTTCTCTACAAAGTTTTCACCGGATATGTCAATAATGTAATAAATGATGAAAAATACGACGGAGACCACCAGAGGTGCTCCCAGGCCTCCTTTACGGATGATCGAACCCAACGGGGCACCTATAAAGAAAAAGATGAGGCAGGCAAAAGACAGAGTAAACTTTTTATGCCAGTGAATCTGATGCTTGAAGATGTTCTTCTGCCTCTGCTCAAATATCTTTTTTGAGTCGGTTATTTTCTGGCTGTTTTGTCTGGCATTGCTCAGTGCATGGTTTATTATATTCAGTTTATGTCTGGTTTCAAGGGTATCCAGGAAAGTATCCACATCGAATGTATTGGGGTTATTATCGAATTTTTGGGGTTGCTCTTGTGTTTCCGGATGGTCTGAAGATGATGCATCTCCACCCGTTCCTGCATATTGTATTTCGGATGGACGGGTTACGTAGTTTGAGGCTGTTGAATCCGGGAGAGCGGTATACATGTAGGCATATTCCTTTTCTTTTACCGGCTGCAGACTGTCACGGGCGTAAATGTAAGGGGGTGAATCCGCATTTTTATCTTCCGGATTTGTATCCGGAGAATTTTCTGAGGCCTGCTGGGACTTTTTTGCTTCCCGGGCCTCTGACCTGTTCTTTACTTCGTTACGGGCATGCTTGTTATGTTTTTCATGAACAAACAGGTTGTTATCCAGTTCCTTTGAAAGCTCTGCGGCTTTTTGGTTATAACTATGCCTCAGGGAGTCTCTGTTTTTTTCCAGTTCATTGATCGAGAGCATTTGGTAATTGTCCTTGAAAAGTTGTTCATCGGTACGGCTGAAACTGAAACCTGAAATATCAATCAATATGGTTTCTTTATCGAAGGTTCTCTGTTGAAAAGGATATTGTTTTTCTTCTCCCCGTGGTTTTGATTTATTGCTTTCCTGCATCTCAGCATAGGATCGGCCGTGGAAAAGGGTAACCAGCAGTTCGGATTCATCACTCGTCATGTTGATGTATCCTGAATCGGCCACCGTTACCTGGGCATTTCCTTTTTCTTTATTGTGTTCATAGATCATGATGTCTTTCATCAGATTGGTGCGGGGATTTTTGTGACCTACCTTTATGCTGTAGCCCTCGATATCATTGTAGAATACACCTTCTCTGATTTGCAGCTCTTCTCTTTGCTGCTTGATGTCGTAGCGCAGGGATAATGCTTTGAGGTTGGCATAGGGAATCACATGATTGGCATAAAAGAAGGCCCCGATACTTAGGCAAACTACAAGAACAATCAGTGGCCTCATGAATTTTTGCAGCGAAATGCCTGAAGATTTAATGGCAGTAAGCTCCGAATATTCGCCCAGATTCCCGAATGTCATAATAGAAGACAACAATACAGCAAGCGGAAGGGCAAGAGGTACCAACGAAGCGGAAGCATATAGCAACAACTCGGCAATAATGTCCCATCCCAGTCCTTTTCCCGCCAGGTCATCGATAACTCGATATAAAAACTGAAGGATCAGGATGAACTGGACAACAAAAAATGTGGCTATAAGTGGTTTTATAAACGATTTAATCAGTAATTTATGTAGACGTTTCAAGGTATTGCGCTCTGTTTTTTTAAGATATAAACGTTGGCAAAATTAAGTTATTTTCTTAAGGAATGCTTGAGCAAAAGGGTAAAAAAAGAATGCGTTATTGTAACCCTTACCGGTCAAATTCTTGTTTTTTTTGGCAAAACTTGCTCGGTAAGGTACTTATAAACTGAGAAATGTTATCAATGAGCGTCCAGTTAAGTTACACCCAGTGCATTTTTTAGATTATCAACTTGTTTTTCCCATAGGAAGGAAACGTCGGATTTTTCTTCTTCCTCTGCAAAATCAGTAACCAAAAGGGTAACGTCCCCGGTCAGATCGTCCTCCAGGATTTTGAACTCAAAATAACTTTGATTATCCTGATCATCCAACCATTTAAAACGGATGTAACGGTTCTTCTTTTGATGCAAAATACGGGCTGGGTATTCCACCCCGTCCCATATAAAGGTGAACACATCTTCATTGACACGGATATCATCGGCAAACCATTCAACCAATCCGCCCGCCGTGCTTAGGCGGGGAAATAAAATGACAGGTGATACGTTTATAAAAAATTCAATTTCCAGTTCTGATTTCATATTTCAGAGGTTTTATCTTCATAATGATTTGATGCAATATATAAAATTCTGCATAATCTTCATTGATATTTTTATAAAATATTATATTTGCACCTTCAAAATCATGGCGAGATAGCTCAGGTGGTTAGAGCGCAGCATTCATAATGCTGAGGTCGTGAGTTCGAGCCTCACTCTCGCTACCCCTCTTTCGGGAAAGCCCCAACAGCCGGCTTTCCCTTTTTATTTTCCCGGTTATTTTCGGCATTGGTTTTTTGTATGCGGTTCATTATTTGTAATGATCTAATTCCGAAACTCTTTCCTGTTGGTGCATCATTTTTTCCAATACTTTGTCTTTAGGCATATAAATGTTCGTTTCCGTACGGAGATTGTGTCAATATCGGTCATAATATACGGTTCAATATCTTAAGTTATTTATTTAATGATTTGATTTTATAGTAGGTAGCAACTTTTGGCATAGAATGTGATACAATAATTATATACAACAAAAATTTCAATTATGAAAGTAAATCTTAAACCGAATGAAATTGTGGTTAAGGCCGGAGACTCCCAACACCTGAACGGAAAAGGCAAAATTACCGGTAAATTGATTCTCACCAATCAGAGGGTGTATTTTAAATCGCCTGAAAAATCAGAGTATAACATGGAGATCGTGCCCACGGAAATAGAGGAAGTGATATTTTTCAACACCAGTGCTTTTTCATCCAATGGTCTAAATATCGTTACCAGGGCAGGAGAGGAGTTGAAATTTAAAATTAAGCAGCGGGATTCCTGGGGGAAAGCCATCAATCAGATGTATTGAAAACCATGCGCCTCCCAATTTTCTATATAATTAGAGTCTGTCTATAATGTCCGCTGGCTACGTTACGCTCGTTTTTCATGCCAGTCATTTATATCTGGTAGAGAGTTACGGTCGTACATCTCTACATTTGGTATTCAAAACTCGCAAGCCTTGCCAGCGAACATTCTAGCCAAGACTCTTTCAAATCTATTTGACTTTATAAACAAACATTAATTAGATCAAATGTAATCCCTGGCTGAGATGGATATCAACAAGAAAAAATAAAGGCACAAAATGTGAGTTATTTCTCTTGAGGATGCTATATTTGCGCACACAAAAATCAGAATTATGGCTTTAGAAATAGGTGATCAGGATCTCAGTAAATTCATTCTCATTGGCGACCGGGTGTTGATTAAACCCAAGGATCCGCAATCCAAAACCAAATCGGGTTTATATCTTCCTCCCAGTGTACAGGAAAAAGAAAAAATCCACAGTGGTTACGTTCTGAAGGTGGGTCCCGGGTATCCCATTCCAGCGGTTACAGATGAGGATGAACCGTGGAAAGACCAACAGGATGAGGTGAAGTATGTTCCTTTGCAGCCAAAGGAAGGGGATTTGGCCATTTATTTACAGAGTACGGCTCATGAGATCATTTTTAAAAATGAAAGGTATATTATTGTTCCCCATAATTCAATTTTGATGGTCATCAGGGATGAAGGCCTGTTTGAATAAGGAAGTAACACTTGGGCATAAAAAAAGCCGGAAATGTTTTCATTCCGGCTTTTTTTAAAGGTACTAATCAAATGATCTCATGCGCATTCCTCCCATGGGGCGCATATCTCCCATAGGACACATCCCTCTGTTTCCTCTCATGTTTCCCATACGTTGTTGCATAAAATTGCCCCGTGATCTTTTCATGCGGGCATCGAAGATTGCACGCTGTTCTTCCGTGAGGATTTCCCTTATTTCCTGATGATGTTCAGCACGGGCTTTTTGCATTTCGGTACGTATCTCTCCCATTTCTTCAATGGTGTTGTTGATGGCTGCCATGTCAGGATCATCCTGGGTTTGAAGCGTTCTGAGCGAAGCCCTTTTTTCCGTTAAACGGTTTCGGTACTGAGTCATCTCTTTCATCTGATCTGTTCTAAGATCTTTGATTTGTTCCTGTTGGTCGTCGTTCAGATCGGGAATCATCTGGCATTGCCGATGAAATCCAGGTCCACCGGACCTACCCATGCTCTGGCCTTTAAATCCCTGGCCTCTTTGAGCCATAACATTCGCGGCTGTAAAAAGAAACAGCCCTGCAAAAAGAATTGTTAATAATCGATTGAATCTTTTCATTTTGATTTGATTTTAATAATAATTGGTAATTTATTTGCTTTCATTTTCTGTCCATTCTACCATGGGGCGGACCACCCTTTCTCATACCGGCTCCGGGTTCATGTCTGCCGTGATCGGCCATTTCCATGATCATCCTGTTGAGTCTTTCTCTTTGTTCGGGTGTACAAAGCTTTTTCATTTTGGTGAAATGATCGATGGTATTTTTTTTCAGTTGGGTATGAAGCGTTCCGATTTCCCTGGCCAACCTGTTCATCTTGCTGCTGTCGGACGCCTCTTTTGCCAGCTCCTCCATTAAGGTATCTCTTTTGTTGCTGAGTTCCCGGGCAATGCCTTTCATTAACTCCATGTTTTCTTTATGTAATGTTTGAAATTCCCGGAACTGTTCCTGATCGAGCTGGAGCCTTCTTTTTATGAAGTATTCAAAGCCCCGGCCTTCTTGTTGTCCCCCTTTTCTCTGCAAGCTGTCGTTTCTCCGGGGCCATCTGTCTTTACCCTTTCTTTGTGCTGCCCATTCGTCGCTGTCTTTGTTTCGTTCCGACCAGTCGGGTTTTTCAACAGAGAAAGAAGGCTCTTTCCATTTATGCTGATAGTTTTGATATATGATTGTCCCCAAAGCTGCTATATTGATTACAAAAAGCAGTATGAGCGCTCCTATCAGTATTTGTTTCTTAGTAAATTTATTCATCGTTTGTTCCGTTTTCAGCTTGTGTTTCTGTTAGCAACTCTTGTTCTACTATTTCCAGTTCCATGCCGTTCAGATACTGACTCCTGGCGTAATCCTCAATGTAATTGATCTGTTGGGCTGAGGAAGCCGTTTCGTTTTGAGTTTGCATTCCTTGTCCCAAATGCACCCCAATATAAATTCCAAGCCCAAGGATGATAAAATATATGGCAGGCTGGAGAATTTTCCTTCCAACACCGGTAAATCCGGGGGCTGACCTGGTTTTTCTGTTTTCCATCCTTTGCTTTAACCTTGTATAGAAGAAGGGTTGATGGGATATTTCTTCGTTACGGAGCGCATTCCATGCCT
Above is a genomic segment from Bacteroidales bacterium containing:
- a CDS encoding glucosaminidase domain-containing protein, whose product is MKFRYILVLLIISASCSTTRTPVEPFRTLNAQQYIKEYKDLAIQEMNRTGIPASITLAQGILESDYGNSRLATEGNNHFGIKCHSDWNGKRIYHDDDRKNECFRKYTDDYQSYKDHSRFLTSSRRYAFLFDYDRTDYKKWARGLKKAGYATSATYASKLINLIERYQLHQYDENRYSSHYASSSSNSRLGDVDNYQISAQKHTVRMRNRIDYIKVKEGDTFKSLNEELNMLPWELKKYNELDDNATLEPGQILYLQPKRNKAEKGYDVHIVQEGDTMYSISQHYGIKLDKLYDKNRMEKGEQPEPGQKIWLRKKKSNIVEKGD
- the fmt gene encoding methionyl-tRNA formyltransferase, producing MVSKSAFRIVFMGTPDFSVESLKALVENNYNVVGVVTNTDKPAGRGQQIRESPVKKYAKEQGLPILQPENLSDRDFIQRLKDLDPMLQVVVAFKILPSEVFNIPEYGTFNLHASLLPDYRGAAPINHVIISGESKTGVTTFFLDDKVDTGKIIKKKATEITQDETAGTLHDKLKMLGAELVVETVEAIRNNNYRAISQDELSKNRQTLKKAPKIFKEDCRIDWHKTCSEIYNFIRGLSPYPAAQTLLNNSDQIPLKIFQAYPEKKVHEHACGTLLSDHKNYIKVATPDGFIHLKEIQQSGKKKMDVKEFLKGFKNIEEFNAV
- a CDS encoding bifunctional 3,4-dihydroxy-2-butanone-4-phosphate synthase/GTP cyclohydrolase II, yielding MSQNQDELKHRLNTIEEAINDIREGKLVIVVDDEARENEGDFIVAAEKITAETVNFMTKYGRGLICAPLPEERCNELELEMMVDKNTSFHETPFTVSVDLIGHGCTTGISASDRAKTIKALVDPKTQPEDMGRPGHVFPLKAKNNGVLRRAGHTEAVVDLTRLAGLKPGGALVEIMNDDGSMARLPELIEISQKFNLKTVTIEDLIAYRIRQESLIERGVRVKLPTEYGNFELIPFKQKSNGVEHIALVKGKWNKEEPVLVRVHSSCISGDIFGSKRCDCGPQLHKAMEMIEKKGKGVLVYMNQEGRGIGFFNKIKAYKLQEQGRDTVEANLDLGFEEDERDYGVGANILRELGLGKIRLLTNNPVKRKGLEGYGLEIVENIPLEVEPNEYNRFYLKTKKLKMGHRLELVDPNELKKNNEEEAGEKEPKKSVSYSESGKDNKWADS
- a CDS encoding LptF/LptG family permease, with amino-acid sequence MKRLHKLLIKSFIKPLIATFFVVQFILILQFLYRVIDDLAGKGLGWDIIAELLLYASASLVPLALPLAVLLSSIMTFGNLGEYSELTAIKSSGISLQKFMRPLIVLVVCLSIGAFFYANHVIPYANLKALSLRYDIKQQREELQIREGVFYNDIEGYSIKVGHKNPRTNLMKDIMIYEHNKEKGNAQVTVADSGYINMTSDESELLVTLFHGRSYAEMQESNKSKPRGEEKQYPFQQRTFDKETILIDISGFSFSRTDEQLFKDNYQMLSINELEKNRDSLRHSYNQKAAELSKELDNNLFVHEKHNKHARNEVKNRSEAREAKKSQQASENSPDTNPEDKNADSPPYIYARDSLQPVKEKEYAYMYTALPDSTASNYVTRPSEIQYAGTGGDASSSDHPETQEQPQKFDNNPNTFDVDTFLDTLETRHKLNIINHALSNARQNSQKITDSKKIFEQRQKNIFKHQIHWHKKFTLSFACLIFFFIGAPLGSIIRKGGLGAPLVVSVVFFIIYYIIDISGENFVEKGVLPAYFGMWLSSLVFLPIGIFLTYKASNDSMILNTDTYTKAVRKIFSFITGTKEETENNENRDFHEQ
- a CDS encoding SRPBCC domain-containing protein: MKSELEIEFFINVSPVILFPRLSTAGGLVEWFADDIRVNEDVFTFIWDGVEYPARILHQKKNRYIRFKWLDDQDNQSYFEFKILEDDLTGDVTLLVTDFAEEEEKSDVSFLWEKQVDNLKNALGVT
- a CDS encoding co-chaperone GroES — encoded protein: MALEIGDQDLSKFILIGDRVLIKPKDPQSKTKSGLYLPPSVQEKEKIHSGYVLKVGPGYPIPAVTDEDEPWKDQQDEVKYVPLQPKEGDLAIYLQSTAHEIIFKNERYIIVPHNSILMVIRDEGLFE
- a CDS encoding Spy/CpxP family protein refolding chaperone, giving the protein MKRFNRLLTILFAGLFLFTAANVMAQRGQGFKGQSMGRSGGPGFHRQCQMIPDLNDDQQEQIKDLRTDQMKEMTQYRNRLTEKRASLRTLQTQDDPDMAAINNTIEEMGEIRTEMQKARAEHHQEIREILTEEQRAIFDARMKRSRGNFMQQRMGNMRGNRGMCPMGDMRPMGGMRMRSFD
- a CDS encoding periplasmic heavy metal sensor: MNKFTKKQILIGALILLFVINIAALGTIIYQNYQHKWKEPSFSVEKPDWSERNKDSDEWAAQRKGKDRWPRRNDSLQRKGGQQEGRGFEYFIKRRLQLDQEQFREFQTLHKENMELMKGIARELSNKRDTLMEELAKEASDSSKMNRLAREIGTLHTQLKKNTIDHFTKMKKLCTPEQRERLNRMIMEMADHGRHEPGAGMRKGGPPHGRMDRK
- a CDS encoding zf-HC2 domain-containing protein, with product MKCSKVHKQLLQYLDKELPENQMKYIHQHLETCASCRSIYENTKKAWNALRNEEISHQPFFYTRLKQRMENRKTRSAPGFTGVGRKILQPAIYFIILGLGIYIGVHLGQGMQTQNETASSAQQINYIEDYARSQYLNGMELEIVEQELLTETQAENGTNDE